Below is a genomic region from Persicimonas caeni.
GACGGCTCGTAGCCGCCCCGGCTCGCTCGGAACAGCCGTTAGACTGTCGGTACGCCCTCGACGGGCTTGTCGGAAACTGCCCTGACGTGCGTGGAACGCGTTCCATGCCCCTGCTGGGCACTTCCACGAGGTGCGGGGCGGCTTCCAGCGAGCCCATGTGGGTTTCCCAAGACCGCCGACTGCTCGACGTCGCAACCAGAAGACGGCGCGAGCCTTCGAGCCCTAATCTGGTAAGGCGAAGGCTCGTGTCTTGCGAGACGTCCGGGATGTCGCACGGCGATCGAGGGCTTACGAGGGCGTCGGCGGCCTCGCGAGAAACCCTGCTCGGTCGCAAACACGCCATATCCTCGTATTAGAGAATTACGGCTCCTGCACCCCGTTGCGGCCCGATTTTCAAGAAAGTACGCAACATTTTTTCCAATTTGCCGAAAACAGTAGTGAGGGGTGGATGTATCGTGGCCACGAATTTCCCCACACATTTGAAACGGGCGGGTGGGTCGTCGTCAGCTTTGACTCACCACCCGGCGGCTGAGCCGGTGGGCTCGGACTGCGGCGGAACGGTTTCCCGATCCGCAAAACAGAGCCTTCGTGGCGAGCGTATCTTCGAGGAGAAGTTGGACCGTACCTCTTCGACGCGCTCGGCGGAGGCCGAGCCGGTAGCTTCGTCCTTGCGACGGAGCGCAGTTACCGGATTTGCCCGGTGCGGGCTTGTTGATGCGTCGAAGTTCGTCGGTGGCGTGCAGATGGGCCTGTGCCATGTGGAGTGCCGCAGCGACGTCGTTGTAATTCGTGGGTCGTGGCGTCGGGGTGGGCGCGTCGCAGTGAGGCGTGACCTATCCGAGGTGGCTTCAAAACGGGACGGGCTTTGCCCGTTGACCGGTCAATATCACAAGCAAATCCGCAGCGCCCATGCCGGCGAAATCTGTCGGTAGACGCACCGGTATGCTGTCGCGACAGTGATGGGGGCCTGCTTAGCTGCACAGGCTGATTCACCGGTCGGGATAAACCCGCCGGGGTCTCAGGCGATTGGCGCGAGCGCCCCCTTTGCTACCTTCGCGCCCTTAGCGACCTTTGCGGCTTCCACGACCTTTGCGGTTTCCAGTGGATGCAGAGCGCTTTAGCTGAACCTGCCGAGTCACTCGTCGCCCTCCTTCACGCGCAGCTTGGGCAGCGCGTCTGGGGTGACGTCGAGCTTGTCGCGGGCGTCGAAGTCCGGGTGGGCGCCCCACTTGTCGAGCAGGTAGCGCCGGCCGGTGACTTCCGCCTCGCCGTCTTCGCGCGCTTGGGCGCACAAGCCGTCGGCGCCTTCGCCGTGGACTTGGCGGTAGTCGACCAGGATGTGGGGGACCCAGCGCGTCCGGTCGGGGTAGCGCAGGGCGACGCGCACGAAGAAGTCCCAGTCCTCGAGCCAGCGGCAGTCTTCGTCCCACCCGCCGACCTCTCGGGCGATGCCACGGCGGTGGAGGATGCCGTTGGTGTCGGGGCACTTGAGCTTCCAGACATCGTCGAGGGAGTACTGCCGGCGAAGCTCGTCGGTGTGCTCGATGCGTCGCCAGCGGCCGGTGGCGTCGCGCTCCCAGAAGGTGATGGAAGCGCCGCAATACCATAACACGTCGTCGGGGTGGGCACGGGTGGCGGAGAGCACGCGTTCGAGGAAGGAGTCGCGCCAGGCGTTGTCTGAGTCGAGGTAGGCGACGTAATCGCCCGCGGCTCGGTCGAGGCCTGCGTTTCGCGCGGCCGAGGGGCCGGCGTTTTCGGTGCGGATGGAGGTGATGCGCGGGTCGCGGAACTCCTCGAGCAGGCGTTGGGTGCAGTCGGTCGAGCCGTCGTCGACGACGAGGAGTTCCCAGCGCGGCTCGGTCTGGGCGAGGACGCTCTGGATGGCGCGCCACAAGACGTAGGCGCGGTTGTAGGTAGGCAGGATGATGGAGACGAACGGTTCCATATCGGGAGTTCACGGCAGTGGTGATGTGCAGAGGCGCTGCGCAAAGGTCGCATGCTCGGCGCATTGTGGCGAGGCGCGACATTTGGTGGAGCGGACTACGAGGTTAGCTTTCGGGTGAGTTGTCCGTGGTTTGGCCGGCCGTGGGCTCGAGCTCGGCCGAATCGTAGTCATAACCTCGTGCACATGGAGTACGTCATGGAGAAAGCATCCTGGGAGAGTGGAGTCACCCTCATTTTGGGCGTGTGGCTATTCGTCTCGCCCTTTTTCGGCCTCGGCGACGCAACGGCGGCGGCCACCTGGAACTCGTGGCTCATCGGAGGGCTGGTGGCGGTGGTGTCGCTCTTTGGTTTGAGCCGGCCGCGCGTTTGGGAGGAGTTCGTCAACCTAGCGGCGGGGATTTGGATCTTCTTCGCGCCATATCTCTACAACTACAGCGGGGTCGCGGACGCGGCGTGGAACCACCTGCTCGTCGGCGGGGCGATCGCGGCGATCGCCGCGTACGGATTGCTGCAGCGGCGAGCCTTCAACCGGACCACCCCCGCCTGAGGGCTGCGACTTAGCGACGATGATGGTGGTCACCGTCCATCATCCAGTGGTGGCCGCGGCCGGACATGCCGTCGTAGGCTTGGCAGCCATCCAT
It encodes:
- a CDS encoding glycosyltransferase family 2 protein encodes the protein MEPFVSIILPTYNRAYVLWRAIQSVLAQTEPRWELLVVDDGSTDCTQRLLEEFRDPRITSIRTENAGPSAARNAGLDRAAGDYVAYLDSDNAWRDSFLERVLSATRAHPDDVLWYCGASITFWERDATGRWRRIEHTDELRRQYSLDDVWKLKCPDTNGILHRRGIAREVGGWDEDCRWLEDWDFFVRVALRYPDRTRWVPHILVDYRQVHGEGADGLCAQAREDGEAEVTGRRYLLDKWGAHPDFDARDKLDVTPDALPKLRVKEGDE
- a CDS encoding SPW repeat protein, which gives rise to MEKASWESGVTLILGVWLFVSPFFGLGDATAAATWNSWLIGGLVAVVSLFGLSRPRVWEEFVNLAAGIWIFFAPYLYNYSGVADAAWNHLLVGGAIAAIAAYGLLQRRAFNRTTPA